A window from Festucalex cinctus isolate MCC-2025b chromosome 4, RoL_Fcin_1.0, whole genome shotgun sequence encodes these proteins:
- the pdrg1 gene encoding p53 and DNA damage-regulated protein 1, which translates to MSILNLETAMDSEYHRVLDTLREVEEATEDVLTTKQQIIDLDMKRNRNREALNALKNGVCPEKVNVCFGNMFIRFPKSKAREMIQKDQEQLNSELNDLHKGLKANFNCFNEMQGKPGLRGYNLLPLSADERKAIKSILKW; encoded by the exons ATGTCGATCCTGAATTTGGAAACAGCCATGGATTCGGAATATCACCGTGTTTTGGATACATTGAGAGAGGTAGAGGAGGCAACTGAAGATGTCCTGACAACCAAACAACag ATAATTGACCTGGACATGAAGAGAAACAGGAACAGAGAAGCACTGAATGCACTGAAGAATGGTGTGTGTCCAG AAAAGGTGAACGTTTGCTTTGGAAATATGTTCATCAGATTCCCCAAATCCAAGGCAAGAGAAATGATTCAGAAAG ACCAGGAACAGCTGAACAGCGAACTAAATGATCTTCACAAAGGGTTAAAAGCAAATTTCAATTGTTTCAATGAGATGCAAG GAAAGCCTGGACTGAGAGGCTACAATCTTTTACCACTGTCCGCTGATGAAAGGAAAGCTATTAAGAGTATCTTAAAATGGTGA